A window from Sphingopyxis alaskensis RB2256 encodes these proteins:
- a CDS encoding PA0069 family radical SAM protein, translated as MKSSKPLPPIAGRGAPTNLRPTRTGSAERVPDGDWLDAAADVDGEAPRLRTTVTVEHPKTIITRNKSPDIGFDRSINPYRGCEHGCIYCFARPTHAFHDLSPGLDFESRLFAKPNAAALLRAELAKPNYQVAPLAIGTNTDGYQPIEREWGITRSIVEVLAETRHPLLITTKSDRLLRDIDLLADMARDNLVGVAISVTTLDPKVARTLEPRVPHPKRRLAAIRKLVDAGVPTQVNISPIIPAITDQEIEAIMGAAAEAGAIRASYILMRLPYEVAPLFRAWLDAHYPDRAAKVMHIVQDIRDGRDNDPNFFTRLKGRGIWPQLIRQRVKRAARAHGMDRSFPQLRSDLFRPPERDGQMELF; from the coding sequence GTGAAGTCGTCCAAACCCCTCCCTCCCATCGCGGGTCGCGGCGCGCCAACCAATCTGCGCCCGACGCGCACAGGGTCGGCCGAGCGGGTCCCTGACGGCGACTGGCTGGACGCGGCGGCGGACGTTGACGGCGAGGCGCCCCGCTTGCGCACGACCGTCACGGTCGAGCATCCCAAAACCATCATCACGCGCAACAAGTCGCCCGACATCGGCTTCGACCGCTCGATCAACCCCTATCGCGGCTGCGAACATGGCTGCATCTATTGCTTCGCGCGCCCGACGCACGCTTTTCACGACCTCTCGCCCGGTCTCGATTTCGAAAGCCGCTTGTTCGCCAAGCCCAACGCCGCGGCACTGCTGCGCGCCGAACTGGCGAAGCCCAATTACCAGGTCGCGCCGCTCGCGATCGGCACGAATACCGACGGCTATCAGCCGATCGAGCGCGAATGGGGGATAACGCGGTCGATCGTCGAAGTGCTCGCCGAAACGCGCCACCCGCTGCTGATCACCACCAAATCCGACCGGCTGCTGCGCGACATCGACCTGCTCGCCGACATGGCCCGCGACAATCTGGTCGGGGTCGCGATTTCGGTAACGACTCTTGACCCGAAGGTCGCGCGCACGCTCGAACCGCGCGTGCCGCATCCGAAACGCCGCCTCGCCGCGATCCGCAAGCTCGTCGACGCGGGTGTGCCGACGCAGGTCAATATCTCGCCGATCATCCCCGCGATCACCGACCAAGAGATCGAGGCGATCATGGGAGCAGCGGCCGAAGCCGGGGCGATCCGTGCCTCCTACATATTGATGCGGCTGCCCTATGAAGTGGCTCCGCTCTTCCGGGCATGGCTCGATGCGCATTATCCCGATCGCGCAGCCAAGGTGATGCACATCGTGCAGGACATTCGCGACGGGCGCGACAATGACCCGAATTTCTTTACCCGGCTGAAAGGCCGGGGCATATGGCCGCAACTCATCCGTCAGCGCGTCAAACGCGCCGCCCGCGCGCACGGTATGGACCGAAGCTTTCCCCAGCTCCGCTCGGACCTGTTCAGGCCGCCCGAGCGCGATGGGCAGATGGAGCTGTTCTGA
- a CDS encoding electron transfer flavoprotein-ubiquinone oxidoreductase, which produces MSERESMPYDVVIVGAGPAGLSAAIRLKQLANEAGGELSVCILEKGSEVGAHILSGAVIDPRSLDELLPEWRTMGCPLAEVPVNDNQHWVLTKNRKFSLPEFISPPFMHNEGTYTGSLGNLCRWLAEQAEGLGVEIFPGFPAAEILYNDDGSVKGVATGDMGVARDGSHKADYAPGLELHAKYTFFAEGARGHLTKMLKSQFALDADCEPQVYGLGVKELWDIDPENHAPGRVIHTQGWPLDEHANGGGFLYHQANGQVALGFVTWLNYRNPHISPFQEMQKWKTHPEIAKILKGGKRVSYGARAISDGGYQSVPKLAFPGGALIGDSAGFLNVPRIKGTHTSMKSGMMAAEAAFAAVSAGRAGDTLDAYQAAYDDSWVKKELSVVRNVLPLVEKWGDLGGTILAGITMWAETLKIKMPFTMKHHPDNETLYRADMMPKPDYPKPDGVLTFDRLSSVFLSNTNHEEDQPVHLQLKDPSIPVEYNLPLYDEPAQRYCPAGVYEIVGQEEGNPRFVINAQNCVHCKTCDIKDPTQNINWVTPEGGGGPNYPNM; this is translated from the coding sequence GTGAGCGAACGGGAATCGATGCCCTATGACGTGGTCATTGTCGGTGCGGGTCCGGCAGGGCTTTCGGCGGCGATCCGCCTCAAACAACTGGCAAACGAAGCGGGCGGCGAATTGTCGGTGTGCATTCTCGAAAAAGGGTCGGAGGTCGGCGCGCACATCCTGTCGGGGGCGGTCATCGATCCCCGGTCGCTCGACGAACTATTGCCCGAATGGCGCACCATGGGTTGTCCGCTGGCCGAGGTGCCGGTCAACGACAACCAGCATTGGGTGCTCACCAAGAACAGGAAGTTCAGCCTGCCCGAGTTCATCTCGCCCCCCTTCATGCACAACGAGGGCACCTATACGGGCAGCCTCGGTAATCTTTGCCGCTGGCTTGCGGAGCAAGCCGAAGGGCTTGGGGTCGAAATCTTCCCCGGCTTTCCGGCGGCGGAAATCCTTTACAATGACGATGGTTCGGTCAAAGGCGTCGCCACCGGCGACATGGGCGTCGCGCGCGACGGCAGCCACAAGGCTGACTACGCCCCTGGCCTCGAACTCCACGCTAAATATACCTTCTTTGCCGAAGGCGCACGCGGACATCTGACCAAGATGCTGAAATCGCAATTCGCGCTTGATGCCGATTGCGAACCGCAAGTCTATGGACTTGGCGTCAAGGAACTGTGGGACATCGACCCCGAAAATCACGCGCCGGGGCGTGTGATCCACACGCAGGGCTGGCCGCTCGACGAACATGCCAATGGCGGGGGCTTCCTCTATCATCAAGCGAACGGGCAGGTTGCGCTGGGTTTTGTGACCTGGCTCAACTATCGCAATCCGCACATCTCCCCCTTTCAGGAAATGCAGAAGTGGAAGACGCATCCCGAGATCGCGAAGATTCTGAAGGGCGGCAAGCGCGTTTCCTATGGCGCGCGCGCGATCAGCGACGGCGGCTATCAGTCGGTGCCGAAACTGGCTTTCCCCGGTGGCGCGTTGATAGGAGACAGCGCCGGTTTCCTCAACGTGCCACGGATCAAGGGCACGCACACCTCGATGAAGTCGGGCATGATGGCGGCCGAAGCGGCCTTTGCCGCTGTGAGCGCGGGGCGCGCGGGCGACACGCTCGACGCCTATCAGGCCGCCTATGACGACAGTTGGGTCAAGAAAGAACTCAGCGTCGTGCGCAACGTGCTGCCGCTCGTCGAAAAATGGGGCGACCTCGGCGGAACGATCCTTGCGGGCATCACCATGTGGGCCGAAACGCTCAAGATCAAAATGCCGTTCACGATGAAGCATCATCCCGACAATGAGACGCTCTATCGCGCCGACATGATGCCGAAGCCCGACTATCCGAAACCCGACGGCGTGCTGACCTTTGACCGCCTCTCTTCGGTGTTCCTGTCGAACACCAACCATGAGGAGGACCAGCCCGTCCACCTCCAGCTCAAGGATCCGTCGATCCCGGTCGAATATAATCTGCCGCTCTATGATGAGCCTGCCCAGCGTTATTGCCCCGCCGGGGTCTATGAAATTGTCGGGCAGGAAGAGGGCAATCCCCGGTTCGTGATCAACGCGCAGAATTGTGTGCATTGCAAGACGTGTGACATCAAGGATCCGACCCAGAACATCAACTGGGTCACCCCCGAAGGCGGCGGAGGGCCCAATTATCCGAATATGTAA
- a CDS encoding long-chain fatty acid--CoA ligase, with amino-acid sequence MGMQGQPLLVTSLIDHAAREHAGREIVSRWADGRVTRSNWGEVGTDARRFAAAMVKLGMKKGDRIATLAMNHGHHLVSWYGTAGMGGVLHTVNPRLFDEQLVYIINHAEDRVLFFDAAFLPIVERLRGQLTSVEHFVLFDASAQGDYKSYRDLVDAEDGDFEWVELGERDPVGLCYTSGTTGNPKGVLYEHRSNVIHAITEIQPDAFDLSSRSVILPIVPMFHANSWGIPFAAATVGAKLVFSATNDAQTLCDLMHAEGVTHSAGVPTVWLAMFAHMDATGMGYGALKHVIIGGSAAPRAMIERFMKAGVYVGHAWGMTETSPIGTMGKRPWNWDALSFDEQVDIICRQGCPPFGVELRIVDDEGKELPRDGQTSGRLQIRGPWIIQRYFKADADAADADGWFDTGDVSVLHPDGVMQITDRAKDVIKSGGEWISSIELENAAVGAPGVQEAAAVGVYHPKWDERPILLIVKKPGAEVSEAAIIEYLKDKVAKWWLPDEVVFVDELPHTATGKILKRQIRDDYKDYKLKSLAEA; translated from the coding sequence ATGGGAATGCAGGGCCAGCCGCTGCTCGTCACCAGCCTGATCGACCACGCCGCACGCGAACATGCGGGACGCGAGATTGTGTCGCGATGGGCCGACGGGAGGGTGACGCGATCGAACTGGGGCGAAGTCGGGACCGACGCCCGGCGCTTTGCCGCCGCGATGGTGAAGCTGGGCATGAAAAAGGGCGACCGTATCGCGACGCTGGCGATGAACCACGGTCACCATCTGGTGAGCTGGTACGGCACCGCGGGCATGGGCGGGGTGCTGCACACGGTGAACCCGCGGCTGTTCGACGAACAGCTTGTCTACATCATCAATCATGCCGAAGACCGGGTGCTGTTCTTCGACGCGGCCTTCCTGCCGATCGTCGAGCGGCTGCGTGGCCAGCTGACCAGTGTCGAGCATTTCGTCCTGTTCGATGCGTCGGCGCAGGGCGATTACAAATCCTATCGCGACCTGGTCGATGCCGAGGATGGCGATTTCGAGTGGGTCGAACTGGGCGAACGCGATCCGGTCGGGCTTTGCTACACCAGCGGCACGACGGGCAACCCCAAGGGCGTGCTTTACGAGCATCGCTCGAACGTCATCCATGCAATCACCGAAATCCAGCCGGACGCCTTTGACCTGTCGAGCCGGAGCGTCATCCTGCCGATCGTGCCGATGTTCCACGCGAACAGTTGGGGCATTCCCTTTGCAGCGGCGACGGTGGGCGCGAAGCTGGTCTTTTCGGCGACCAATGATGCGCAGACCCTGTGTGACCTGATGCACGCCGAGGGCGTCACCCACAGCGCCGGGGTGCCGACCGTCTGGCTGGCGATGTTCGCGCATATGGATGCGACGGGCATGGGTTATGGCGCGCTCAAGCATGTCATCATCGGCGGGTCGGCGGCCCCGCGCGCGATGATTGAACGCTTTATGAAGGCCGGTGTCTATGTCGGGCACGCCTGGGGCATGACCGAGACCAGCCCGATCGGGACGATGGGCAAGCGGCCGTGGAACTGGGATGCGCTGAGTTTTGACGAGCAGGTCGACATCATCTGCCGCCAGGGCTGTCCGCCGTTCGGGGTCGAACTGCGGATCGTCGATGACGAGGGCAAGGAACTGCCGCGCGACGGCCAGACCAGCGGACGGCTCCAGATCCGTGGGCCGTGGATCATTCAGCGTTATTTCAAGGCCGATGCCGACGCTGCCGACGCCGATGGCTGGTTCGACACGGGCGATGTGTCGGTGCTCCATCCCGATGGCGTCATGCAGATCACCGACCGCGCGAAGGACGTCATCAAGTCGGGCGGCGAATGGATCAGCTCGATCGAGCTGGAAAATGCCGCGGTCGGAGCGCCGGGCGTGCAGGAAGCCGCTGCGGTCGGCGTCTATCACCCCAAATGGGACGAGCGGCCGATCCTGCTGATCGTGAAGAAACCGGGTGCCGAGGTGAGCGAGGCGGCGATCATTGAATATCTGAAGGACAAGGTCGCCAAATGGTGGCTACCCGACGAGGTCGTGTTCGTCGACGAACTGCCGCACACCGCCACGGGCAAGATTTTGAAGCGCCAGATCCGCGATGACTATAAGGATTACAAGCTGAAGTCGCTGGCAGAGGCGTAA
- a CDS encoding uracil-DNA glycosylase, giving the protein MGGQNSALLAESYCDWWSLAGVDALVGEQPAGWLAMSPANDAAASRPRRTATAAAEPQPLPDALQRQSSERPVESRGPTALPADWKDFHQWLGSSEAVPGSQWDARRVLPVGEAAAPLMLLTAWPEIDDQREGQLFAGPAGKLLDAMLQAIGLVRRQCYVASLAVTRPPGGRIDAHDAAELDRLLWHHLRLAMPQRLLLIGGDIVRIAAGLTLSDARGKLLDLNQDGGKMETVAVAHPAMLLARPAQKAAAWDSLKLFNRGR; this is encoded by the coding sequence ATGGGCGGGCAAAACTCTGCATTGCTGGCGGAAAGCTATTGCGACTGGTGGTCGTTGGCGGGCGTCGACGCGCTGGTCGGCGAACAGCCCGCCGGGTGGCTCGCGATGTCGCCGGCGAACGACGCTGCGGCGTCGCGGCCCAGGCGCACCGCCACAGCGGCAGCCGAGCCGCAGCCGTTGCCCGACGCGCTCCAGCGCCAGTCCTCCGAACGGCCGGTCGAATCGAGGGGACCGACCGCGCTTCCCGCTGACTGGAAGGATTTCCATCAATGGCTGGGTAGCAGCGAAGCGGTGCCGGGGAGCCAGTGGGACGCGCGCCGCGTCCTCCCGGTCGGCGAGGCCGCCGCTCCGCTGATGCTGCTCACAGCATGGCCCGAAATCGACGACCAGCGTGAAGGACAATTGTTCGCCGGACCGGCGGGCAAGCTGCTCGACGCGATGCTCCAGGCGATCGGCCTCGTGCGCCGCCAATGCTATGTAGCCAGCCTTGCGGTCACGCGTCCGCCGGGTGGCCGCATCGACGCGCATGACGCGGCCGAACTCGACCGGCTGCTCTGGCATCATCTGCGTCTCGCCATGCCGCAGCGGTTGCTGCTGATCGGCGGTGACATCGTCCGCATCGCGGCGGGGCTGACGCTCTCCGACGCGCGCGGAAAGTTACTCGATCTTAACCAAGATGGCGGCAAGATGGAAACCGTAGCCGTCGCTCATCCCGCGATGCTGCTGGCCCGCCCCGCGCAGAAGGCGGCGGCCTGGGATAGCCTGAAACTGTTCAACCGGGGACGTTGA
- the moaB gene encoding molybdenum cofactor biosynthesis protein B encodes MPIDESLPLKPVRIALLTISDSRSAADDRSGDRLEELLTGAGHILAARALIKDETDLIVSRLHNWIDDPDVDVVITTGGTGLTGRDVTPEALHRLDGKDIPGFGELFRWLSYRTIGTSTIQSRACAVVARGTYIFALPGSTGAVTDAWEGILASQLDSRHKPCNFVELMPRLTE; translated from the coding sequence ATGCCGATTGACGAGAGCCTGCCGCTCAAGCCCGTTCGCATCGCGCTGCTGACGATTTCGGACAGCCGCAGCGCCGCCGATGACCGGTCGGGCGACAGGCTCGAGGAACTGCTCACCGGCGCAGGGCATATTCTCGCCGCGCGCGCGCTCATCAAGGACGAAACCGACCTTATCGTTTCGCGCCTCCACAACTGGATCGACGATCCAGACGTCGACGTCGTCATCACCACCGGCGGCACCGGCCTGACCGGCCGCGACGTGACGCCCGAGGCGCTGCACCGGCTCGACGGCAAGGATATTCCGGGGTTCGGCGAGCTGTTTCGCTGGCTCAGCTATCGGACGATCGGCACGTCGACGATCCAGTCGCGCGCCTGCGCCGTCGTCGCGCGCGGCACCTATATCTTCGCGCTTCCCGGCTCGACCGGCGCAGTCACCGACGCGTGGGAGGGTATATTGGCGAGCCAGCTCGACAGTCGGCACAAGCCCTGCAATTTCGTCGAGTTGATGCCGAGACTGACCGAATAG
- the dnaE gene encoding DNA polymerase III subunit alpha: protein MAFSPFVPLRVFSSYTMLEGAIEPKAIAKAARDRGFPAIAVADRNGLYGVMAFGEACQAAGVQPIVGALLSVARPGQRLANGAPLIDWLALYAQDARGYHNLCALVSAAHLGRPVEQEPHVALSDMTGRTDGLICLTGGGEGALARLLAGEQQSAAEDYMEQLEALFGERLYIELSRRGDATEAAAENALIDMAYARALPLVATNPANFVEPQFHAAHDAMLCIAQSAYVESEDRRVSNPEAWLKPAEAMEDAFSDLPEAIRNTLVIAQRCAFMAPKRKPILPSLAGDREGEAAQLKADAHAGLDARLAHYPDLTDEERQAYVERLDYEIDVITQMGFPGYFLIVADFIKWAKAQDIPVGPGRGSGAGSVVAWALTITDLDPLKLGLLFERFLNPERVSMPDFDIDFCETRRGEVIRYVQEKYGRDTVAQIITFGKLKARAVLKDTGRVLQMSYGQVDRLAKLVPNHPTDPWTLERALNGVSELMTEYKQDDGVRRLFDMARQLEGLPRHSSTHAAGVVIGDRPLDQLVPLYRDPRSDMPVTQFDMKYVETAGLVKFDFLGLKTLSVLKEARRLLALRGIDVDLDTLRWDDAQVYELLQRGDTVGVFQLESEGMRRTLSAVKPTSFGDIIALVALYRPGPMDNIPLFGARKNGREPIAYPHPLLEGILAETYGIFVYQEQVMQAAQILAGYSLGGADLLRRAMGKKIQAEMDAQRETFVKGCGEHNQIDAKTANELFDLIDKFAGYGFNKSHAAAYALLSYQTAWLKAHHPHEFFAASMSFDSHQTDKLSVFIDDMRRLGIDIAPPSINESEADFSVGRTDDGLAVRYALGALKGVGEKAMEALVAERQARGDFASLDDFASRIDPKLLNRRQIEALAGAGAFDCVEPDRPRAFAGAEALLACANSSAHERSTGQGGLFGGDIAIAPTLQLPAAEPWTLAERMTREKEAFGFYFSAHPVEQYEAILSARGARSYGDICENVEMTPGTRIPMVMAAMVESARARVSQRGNRFLNLTLSDRSGQFQSSCFDEAAGRVLEALADEGGCALLSVELDLLEGEETPRVTVRGAQSLADIAATASLQLLCRVEAPEAIDEMARLLEKRGGARGRVIVVTRNPLTHDDVRIELGRGFVLGPDIVARLDLVAGISEAALSLVAPREFRVR from the coding sequence ATGGCCTTCAGCCCCTTTGTCCCCCTGCGCGTCTTTTCCAGCTATACGATGCTCGAAGGAGCGATCGAGCCGAAAGCGATCGCCAAGGCCGCGCGCGACCGCGGCTTTCCCGCGATCGCGGTCGCCGACCGAAACGGGCTCTATGGCGTCATGGCCTTTGGCGAGGCGTGCCAGGCGGCGGGGGTGCAGCCGATCGTCGGCGCACTGCTCAGCGTCGCGCGGCCGGGCCAGCGGCTGGCGAACGGCGCGCCGCTGATCGACTGGCTCGCGCTCTATGCGCAGGACGCGCGCGGCTACCACAATCTCTGCGCGCTGGTGTCGGCGGCGCATCTGGGGCGGCCGGTCGAGCAGGAGCCGCATGTCGCCTTGTCCGACATGACGGGCAGGACCGATGGCCTCATCTGCCTGACCGGCGGCGGCGAAGGCGCCTTGGCGCGCCTGCTCGCGGGCGAGCAGCAAAGCGCCGCCGAGGATTATATGGAGCAACTGGAAGCGCTGTTCGGCGAACGGCTCTACATCGAATTGTCGCGGCGCGGCGATGCCACCGAAGCCGCCGCCGAAAATGCGCTGATCGACATGGCCTATGCGCGCGCGCTGCCGCTTGTCGCGACCAATCCGGCGAATTTCGTCGAGCCGCAGTTCCATGCCGCGCACGATGCAATGCTGTGCATCGCCCAGTCGGCCTATGTCGAAAGCGAGGATCGCCGCGTCAGCAATCCCGAAGCGTGGCTGAAGCCTGCCGAGGCGATGGAGGATGCCTTTTCCGACCTGCCCGAGGCGATCCGCAACACGCTGGTGATCGCCCAGCGCTGCGCCTTCATGGCGCCGAAGCGCAAGCCGATCCTGCCGAGCCTCGCCGGCGATCGCGAGGGCGAGGCGGCGCAGTTGAAGGCCGACGCCCATGCCGGACTCGATGCCCGGCTGGCGCATTATCCCGACCTGACCGACGAAGAACGGCAGGCCTATGTCGAGCGGCTCGATTATGAGATCGACGTCATCACGCAAATGGGCTTTCCGGGCTATTTCCTGATCGTTGCCGACTTCATCAAATGGGCGAAGGCACAGGATATTCCGGTGGGGCCAGGCCGCGGATCGGGGGCGGGCAGCGTCGTCGCCTGGGCGCTGACGATCACCGATCTTGATCCCTTGAAGCTCGGTCTGCTCTTTGAACGCTTCCTCAACCCCGAGCGCGTGTCGATGCCCGACTTCGACATCGACTTCTGCGAAACACGGCGTGGCGAAGTGATCCGCTATGTACAGGAAAAATACGGTCGCGACACCGTCGCGCAGATCATCACCTTCGGTAAGCTAAAGGCACGCGCAGTCCTGAAGGACACCGGCCGCGTGCTCCAGATGAGCTATGGCCAGGTCGACCGGCTCGCGAAGCTGGTGCCGAACCATCCGACCGACCCGTGGACGCTCGAACGCGCGCTCAACGGCGTGTCCGAGTTGATGACCGAATATAAGCAGGACGACGGGGTACGGCGGCTGTTCGACATGGCGCGCCAGCTGGAAGGCCTGCCGCGGCACAGTTCGACCCACGCCGCCGGGGTGGTGATCGGCGACCGGCCGCTCGACCAGCTCGTCCCGCTCTATCGCGACCCGCGCTCGGACATGCCGGTAACGCAGTTCGACATGAAATATGTCGAGACGGCGGGGCTGGTGAAGTTCGACTTTCTGGGCCTCAAGACGCTGTCGGTGCTCAAGGAAGCGCGGCGGCTGCTCGCGCTGCGCGGCATCGATGTCGATCTCGACACGCTAAGATGGGACGATGCCCAGGTCTATGAGCTGCTTCAGCGCGGCGATACCGTCGGGGTGTTCCAGCTCGAATCCGAAGGGATGCGGCGCACGCTGTCGGCGGTCAAACCGACCAGTTTCGGCGACATCATCGCGCTGGTCGCCCTCTATCGACCGGGACCGATGGACAATATCCCGCTGTTCGGCGCGCGCAAGAACGGTCGCGAACCAATCGCCTATCCGCACCCGCTGCTCGAAGGCATCCTTGCCGAAACATATGGCATCTTCGTCTATCAGGAACAGGTGATGCAGGCCGCGCAGATCCTCGCCGGCTACAGCCTCGGCGGGGCGGACCTGCTCCGCCGTGCGATGGGCAAGAAGATCCAGGCCGAAATGGACGCGCAGCGCGAGACATTCGTCAAGGGCTGCGGCGAGCATAACCAGATCGACGCCAAGACCGCGAACGAGCTGTTCGACTTGATCGACAAATTTGCGGGCTATGGATTCAACAAGAGCCACGCCGCCGCCTATGCTCTTCTCTCCTATCAGACCGCCTGGTTGAAGGCGCATCATCCGCACGAGTTTTTTGCCGCGTCGATGTCGTTCGACAGCCACCAGACCGACAAATTATCGGTGTTCATCGACGACATGCGCCGGCTGGGCATCGACATCGCGCCGCCGTCGATCAACGAGAGCGAGGCCGATTTCTCGGTTGGCCGCACCGACGATGGACTGGCGGTACGCTACGCGCTCGGGGCGCTCAAGGGCGTCGGCGAGAAAGCCATGGAGGCGCTGGTCGCCGAGCGGCAGGCGAGGGGCGATTTCGCTTCGCTCGACGATTTCGCCAGCCGCATCGACCCCAAGCTGCTCAATCGGCGGCAGATCGAGGCGCTGGCCGGCGCCGGAGCGTTCGATTGTGTCGAACCCGACCGCCCGCGTGCCTTTGCCGGTGCCGAGGCTCTGCTTGCCTGCGCCAACTCGTCGGCGCACGAACGCTCGACCGGACAGGGCGGCCTGTTCGGCGGCGACATCGCGATCGCACCGACATTGCAACTTCCCGCCGCCGAACCCTGGACACTCGCCGAGCGGATGACGCGCGAAAAGGAGGCGTTCGGCTTTTATTTCTCGGCGCACCCGGTCGAGCAATATGAAGCGATCCTGTCGGCGCGCGGCGCGCGCTCATATGGCGACATATGCGAAAATGTCGAAATGACGCCGGGCACGCGCATCCCGATGGTGATGGCAGCGATGGTCGAAAGCGCGCGGGCGCGCGTGTCGCAGCGCGGCAACCGCTTCCTCAACCTGACGCTCTCCGATCGCAGCGGTCAGTTCCAGTCGAGCTGTTTCGACGAGGCGGCAGGCAGGGTGCTGGAGGCGTTGGCAGACGAGGGCGGCTGCGCGCTGCTCTCGGTCGAACTCGACCTGCTCGAGGGGGAGGAGACGCCACGGGTCACGGTGCGCGGCGCGCAGTCGCTCGCCGACATCGCGGCGACCGCCTCGCTCCAGCTCCTCTGCCGCGTCGAGGCGCCCGAGGCCATCGACGAAATGGCGCGCCTGCTCGAGAAACGCGGCGGCGCGCGCGGGCGGGTGATCGTCGTCACGCGCAATCCGCTGACCCACGACGATGTGCGGATCGAGCTGGGACGCGGATTTGTGCTCGGTCCCGACATAGTTGCCCGCCTCGACCTGGTGGCAGGGATTTCCGAAGCGGCGCTGTCGCTGGTCGCGCCGCGCGAGTTCCGGGTGCGCTGA
- a CDS encoding lytic transglycosylase domain-containing protein has protein sequence MPIVTRFLFSCAAATVAIAAVPAMAADADGPRFAAAPQTVPGILSAKQKQLYTQILAAIRAERWSDARTLLDSADAEPLTDFLRAELLVAANSPRAEVADIMPILARSPFLPQAAQLGRLAAKRGATDIPALPAETRLAWAGSAPRRLGADAVNGDPVAASLARTIPDRIKNDDPAGAEALLNAVIDQLSPEARAEWRQKVAWSYYIENDDRNALRLSLACTADGGPWATQGAWVQGLAAWRLNDYRTALAAFDRVAREAPDSELRAAAHYWAARAAVAAGEPAAVQSRLRAAAANEETLYGLLASETLGVEPKSQREALRADRSAWRALQGLPNVRLAMALAEIGEENYAGEALRHQARIGNPDHHDELIAMAGALSLPETQLYLAHNTPHGRKPAPTARYPQPKWEPSGGWRVDPALVFAHTLQESRFQRTAVSSAGATGLMQVRPGTARDIVRWEGAVAALDDLKTPAANMDLGQRYLQYLSREPATGGLLPKVIAAYNAGPAPVARWQSEIRDNGDPLLYIESIPYWETRGYVGIVLRNYWMYEAQQGKPSDSRAALAQGKWPRFPDGKDRTRLTWAGGLADAD, from the coding sequence ATGCCGATTGTGACCAGATTCCTGTTTTCCTGCGCCGCTGCGACGGTCGCAATTGCCGCCGTTCCGGCGATGGCAGCCGATGCCGATGGTCCCCGTTTCGCCGCAGCGCCGCAGACGGTGCCCGGCATATTGTCGGCGAAGCAGAAACAGCTTTACACGCAAATCCTTGCGGCGATCCGCGCCGAACGATGGAGCGACGCCCGAACGCTGCTCGACAGCGCCGACGCGGAGCCCCTCACCGATTTCCTGCGTGCCGAACTGCTGGTCGCCGCGAACAGCCCGCGCGCCGAAGTCGCCGACATCATGCCGATTCTCGCGCGGTCGCCATTTTTGCCGCAGGCCGCCCAGCTTGGTCGGTTGGCGGCAAAGCGCGGCGCGACCGACATTCCGGCGCTTCCCGCCGAAACGCGCCTCGCCTGGGCCGGTAGCGCGCCGCGCCGCCTCGGCGCCGACGCCGTGAACGGCGATCCGGTTGCCGCCAGCCTGGCGCGCACAATCCCCGATCGAATCAAGAATGACGATCCTGCGGGCGCCGAAGCCCTGCTCAACGCGGTCATCGACCAGCTGAGTCCCGAAGCGCGGGCCGAATGGCGGCAAAAGGTCGCCTGGTCCTATTATATCGAGAATGACGACCGCAACGCGCTCCGGCTCTCGCTCGCCTGCACCGCCGATGGCGGGCCCTGGGCGACGCAGGGCGCCTGGGTGCAGGGCCTCGCGGCATGGCGGCTGAACGATTATCGCACCGCGCTCGCTGCCTTCGATCGCGTGGCCAGGGAAGCCCCCGACAGCGAATTGCGCGCCGCGGCTCATTATTGGGCCGCCCGCGCCGCCGTCGCGGCCGGCGAACCCGCGGCGGTCCAGTCGCGCCTCCGCGCGGCTGCGGCCAATGAGGAAACGCTTTACGGCCTGCTTGCGTCCGAGACGCTCGGCGTCGAGCCAAAGAGCCAGCGCGAGGCGCTCCGTGCCGACCGCAGCGCATGGCGCGCGCTTCAGGGGCTCCCCAATGTAAGGCTCGCGATGGCGCTCGCCGAGATCGGCGAGGAAAACTACGCCGGTGAAGCGCTACGCCACCAGGCGCGCATCGGCAATCCCGATCATCACGACGAACTGATCGCAATGGCGGGCGCGCTCAGCCTGCCCGAAACGCAGCTCTACCTCGCGCACAACACGCCGCACGGCCGCAAGCCCGCCCCGACCGCGCGGTATCCGCAACCGAAGTGGGAACCGAGCGGCGGCTGGCGCGTCGATCCCGCGCTTGTTTTTGCCCATACGCTTCAGGAATCGCGTTTCCAGCGCACCGCGGTCAGCAGCGCGGGTGCAACGGGACTGATGCAGGTACGTCCGGGCACCGCGCGCGACATCGTCCGATGGGAGGGTGCGGTCGCGGCGCTCGACGATCTCAAGACACCTGCGGCGAACATGGACCTCGGCCAACGTTATCTGCAGTATCTGAGCCGCGAGCCCGCGACGGGCGGCCTGCTGCCCAAGGTCATCGCGGCCTATAACGCCGGTCCCGCTCCGGTCGCGCGCTGGCAGAGCGAAATTCGCGATAATGGCGACCCGCTGCTCTACATCGAATCGATCCCCTATTGGGAAACGCGCGGCTATGTCGGCATCGTGCTGCGCAACTACTGGATGTACGAAGCACAGCAGGGCAAGCCGTCGGACAGCCGCGCGGCGCTGGCGCAGGGCAAATGGCCCCGCTTTCCCGATGGCAAGGATCGCACGCGCCTGACCTGGGCTGGAGGCCTCGCCGATGCCGATTGA